One Paraburkholderia caballeronis genomic window, AAACCGATGCGCTCGCGCAGCGGGTCGGCGGCTTCCGCAAGGTCGCGCAGCCGGGTGCGATGGCCGGCGTGCTGTCCGCGTCGCGCGATCTGCCGCAATATCGCGACCTCGATCTGGACAGTCCGGGCGGCGCGTATCGCTACGGGTTGTACACGGCGCCGCCGGTGGTCGACGCCTCCGACACGACCTACGCGAACCTGCTGACGCAGATGCTGTTGCCGCAGGTGAGCGGCCGTCTCGAAGCCGTGCTCGAAACGCAGCTGCGGGCCGGCGACGCGGACGGCGTGTACCGGACGCTGTCGATCTACCTGATGCTGTACGAGGCCGCGCATTACGACGCAAAGGCGGTCAAGGCATGGGTGCTCGACGACTGGGAGCACGCCGGCACTGGCGCCGCGATGGGCGACCGCAGCGCGATGGCGCGGCACCTCGATGCGCTGTTCACGGACGGTCGGCGGGTCACGCCGCGCGCGCCGCTGAATGCCGACCTCGTGCAGCGCGCGCGCGATTTTCTCGATCGCAATCCGGTCGCGGGACGGCTGTATGAACGTGCGGTCGCGGACATGCAGAAGGACGCGCCTGACAACATCACGCTGACCCGCGCGGCCGGCCCGCAGGCGGCCGCGGTGTTCGCGCTCGTTGCGGGATCGACGCTGGAGCGCGGCGTGCCGGGCCTCTACACGTACGACGGTTATCACGACGTGTTCAACCGCCGCCTGCCGGAATTTCTCGCCCAGGCGCAGACGCGCGATGCGTGGGTGATGGGCCGCGACGACGCCGGCTCGAAGCTCGCGCGCCAGGCCATCGCGCGCGTACCGGGCGCGGATCGGGACAAACTCGCGGACGAAGTGCGGCGGCAGTATCTGACCGATTACGGCAACTACTGGCAGCAGTTCCTCGACGACATCCGTCCGCTGAACGGCAGTCCGGCGGGCGGCATCGCGCTCGACCTGCAGGCGCTGCGCACGTTGTCCGCGCCGGAGTCGCCGCTCGTGAAGCTTGCGCGGACGGCGGTGCACGAGACCTCGCTGACGCTCGACGACAGCCCCGACGACCCGTCGCTGACCGATGCGGCCGTCAAGGCGCTCGGCCGGCGCTCGCGGGCCGTGCGCGCGGCGAGCGCGGTTGCCGGCGCGGCCGCGACGATCACGCAGATCGCGCAGCAGAAGCTGGAGAAGGAACTGGTCGACAACCGCTTCGCGGCGCTGCGCCAGGTCGTGACCGGCCAGGCGGATACCGGCAGCGGCCCGGCGCTCGCGGGCGGCGCGACGGTCGGCGGCAGCACGCTGCGGCTCGACGACATCATGGGGCTGCTGAACGAGCAGTATTCGCGGCTGTCGATGGCCGGCAACGTGCTCGCGACGAACGCGATGCCGCCGCCCGACGACATCGGCGGCCGCTTGCAGATCGAGGCGACGCGGCTGCCCGCGCCGTTCCGCGCGCTGCTGTCGGGCATCGCGTCGCAGTCGATGCAGAAGGTCGATCAGGGCGTCGGGTCGCTGCTCGCGCTGCAGGTCGATACGAGCGTCGGCGACACGTGCCGTCGCGCGATCGAAGGCCGTTATCCGTTCGCGGCGGGCACGCGGGAAGTGGACATCGGCGACTTCAACCGCGTGTTCGCGCCGGGCGGCCTGCTCGACGACTTCTTCCAGAAGACGCTCGCGAACCACGTCGATACGAGCCTGCGGCCGTGGCGCTACCGTCCGGTCAGTCCCGGCATGCCGACGTTGCAGGGGCCGAGTCTCGAACCGTTCGAGCGCGCGGCGGCGATCCGCCAGGCGTTTTTCCGCGACGGCGCGCGGATGGATTGGGAGATCGGCATCCGCGTCGCGTCGATGGACCCGGACATCACCGAACTGCTGCTCGACATCGACGGCCAGACGATGCGTTACGTGCATGGGCCGGTGAAAGTGTTTCCGGTCGCGTGGCCGGGGCCGCGCGGCGGGTCGATGGCGTCGATCACCGCGAATCCGCCGATGCGGTCCGATACGTCGACCGCGCTGACCGACGGGCCATGGGCGCTGTTCCGGCTGTTCGACCGGGGCCGCCCGACGCGGACGTCGGCCGGGCGGCCGGCGATCGACTTCGATTTCGACAACCGGCATGTGGTGCTCGAACTGGCGTCCGGCGGCCAGTCGGGTCCGTATGCGGGCAGTCTGCTGAAGGGGTTCCGCTGCCCCGGCACGGGCGGCGCGGCAAGAAGCGTGAATGCAGCATCGAGGAGTTCCAGACTCAACGAGAGTTCGTAGCGCGTGGGTTCGGCACCGGCACGCGATGCCGGCGCGCGCCGCGAACGATCAGGATCGGGGGAAAGCATGTCAGACAATCTGTTGGAAAACACCGTGTTGCAGCGTCGTACCGTCACGGTTTCGAGCGCGGCGATGCCGCAACTGCTCGGCCGGCCTGCGCTCGAATTCATGTCGTTGAGCGGCGAGGAGCGTCTCGGCAGGCTGTTCGAATACGAACTGCTGCTGCGCACGCCGGACGACTACAGCGTGCCGCTCGCGATCAGCGCGAATGTCGATCTGAAAGCGCTGCCCGGCAAGGAAATGACGGTCACGATCGAACTGGACGGGATGGGCGAGGGCGCGCTGGGCGGCGTCGGCGCCGGCACGCGCGAGATCAGCGGCTTGATCTCCGATGCGCAGTACCTGCGCCGCGAGAACCGCTACAACGTGTATCGCGTGGTGCTGCGGCCGTGGCTGTGGCTCGCGACGTTGACGACCGACTACAAGATTTTCCAGGACAAGACGGTCATCGAGATTCTCGACGAGGTGCTGAAGGACTATCCGTATCCGGTCGAGAAGCGTCTCGACGTCGCGCGTTACGGCGTGCATGGCGAAAGCGGGCGCAACGAGCCGCGCGCGTTCCAGGTGCAGTACGGCGAAAGCGACTTCACGTTCGTGCAGCGGCTGATGGAGGAGTGGGGAATCTACTGGTTCTTCGAGCATTCGGACGGCAAGCATCGGCTCGTGTTGTGCGATCACGTCGGCGCGCACCGGAAGCCCGATAGCGCCGAATACCAGCAGCTTGCGTATCTGCCGCAGGGCGGCAAGATCGACACCGAGTACCTCAGCGAATTCACGACCGGCGAGTCGTTGTGCAGCGGCCGTTATCTGACGAGCGACTTCGACTTCACGCGCTCGCGCGCCGACCTGCGTTCGATCAACCAGCAGCCGCGCGACACGAGCTGGAACACGCTGGAGTATTACGAGTGGCCGGGCGACTACACGGACGGCCCGCATGGCGAACTGCTCGCGCGCACGCGGATGGAGGCGCTGCGCGCGCCGGGCACTCGCGCGCTCGGCAAGGGCAACGTGCGCGGGCTCGCGTGCGGGCAGACGTTCGTGTTGACCGGCTACGACTACACGGACGCGAATCGCGAATACCTGGTGCTCGCATCGAAGCTGGAACTGACTGGCATCGCGGACGAAACCGGCGGCGACGCCGAATACACGTGCCTCAGCGCATTCGATCTGCAGCCGACGAGCGAGGTGTTCCGGCTGCCGCGCGAGACGCCGAAGCCGACCGTCAGCGGACCGCAGTCCGCGATCGTCGTCGGGCCGCCGGGCAGCGAACTGTGGACCGACGAGTTCGGCCGAGTGAAGATCCGCTTCACGTGGGACCGCTACGGCCGCAATCTCGAAACCGACTCGTGCTGGGTGCGCGTGAGCCAGGCATGGGCCGGCGCGAACTTCGGCGGCATCTACATTCCGCGTGTCGGGCAGGAGGTGATCGTCGATTTCTGGAATGGCGACCCGGACCGGCCGCTGATCACCGGCAGCCTGTACAACACGCTGACGCCGCCGCCGTGGGAACTGCCGGCGAACGCGACGCAGAGCGGTTTCATGAGCCGCACGATCGAAGGCGGGCTGGAGAAC contains:
- the tssM gene encoding type VI secretion system membrane subunit TssM, which gives rise to MSYLKRFFKFVCSRHTLVFVAIVLVAAAVWFIGPLLAFGDYRPFDSVSSRAIVIVVLLALLLFGLLRWSPAPIVVAIVGLLLWHLGPLLAFGSVRPLAPMWSRVLLVSALVACYAVYGLYRLWHAMRNNDALLQRILNPFASRATPEQIARDELRVVQSAVSRALDRLRRMRSGSSGWRRLFENQRYLYELPWYMVVGSPGAGKTTLVLNSGLDFPDAAQMNASSIRERVETANCDWWFTNEAVLIDTAGRYTVQDGSGASPGSDAGPQTKPDAAAVNAAEWRGFLDLLRKRRPRAPINGALLVVSVEELLNRSPASRTTLAAAMRARLGELRQQLGVRFPVYVLVTKLDLLPGFAEYFQSLTGEGRSQVLGFTLGYRQDGGQDGEPEGAQDLRQRCAAETRLLEHRLEEGINVRLQEEYEGDRRKKLYAFPGEFRSLAAQLLDMIGLVFLDSRYDDTQLGSLLRGVYFTSAAQTNEVIPADRTTLLQRLRRGLAGITGEVAAAVAPASATASAAASAPTVYRGYFLRSLFQRVILAEGHLVRPNLRWEFRFRTLRVVGHLLSVVVAVWLIGALIVSFGNNRDYLAAIGKKTDALAQRVGGFRKVAQPGAMAGVLSASRDLPQYRDLDLDSPGGAYRYGLYTAPPVVDASDTTYANLLTQMLLPQVSGRLEAVLETQLRAGDADGVYRTLSIYLMLYEAAHYDAKAVKAWVLDDWEHAGTGAAMGDRSAMARHLDALFTDGRRVTPRAPLNADLVQRARDFLDRNPVAGRLYERAVADMQKDAPDNITLTRAAGPQAAAVFALVAGSTLERGVPGLYTYDGYHDVFNRRLPEFLAQAQTRDAWVMGRDDAGSKLARQAIARVPGADRDKLADEVRRQYLTDYGNYWQQFLDDIRPLNGSPAGGIALDLQALRTLSAPESPLVKLARTAVHETSLTLDDSPDDPSLTDAAVKALGRRSRAVRAASAVAGAAATITQIAQQKLEKELVDNRFAALRQVVTGQADTGSGPALAGGATVGGSTLRLDDIMGLLNEQYSRLSMAGNVLATNAMPPPDDIGGRLQIEATRLPAPFRALLSGIASQSMQKVDQGVGSLLALQVDTSVGDTCRRAIEGRYPFAAGTREVDIGDFNRVFAPGGLLDDFFQKTLANHVDTSLRPWRYRPVSPGMPTLQGPSLEPFERAAAIRQAFFRDGARMDWEIGIRVASMDPDITELLLDIDGQTMRYVHGPVKVFPVAWPGPRGGSMASITANPPMRSDTSTALTDGPWALFRLFDRGRPTRTSAGRPAIDFDFDNRHVVLELASGGQSGPYAGSLLKGFRCPGTGGAARSVNAASRSSRLNESS
- a CDS encoding type VI secretion system Vgr family protein, with protein sequence MSDNLLENTVLQRRTVTVSSAAMPQLLGRPALEFMSLSGEERLGRLFEYELLLRTPDDYSVPLAISANVDLKALPGKEMTVTIELDGMGEGALGGVGAGTREISGLISDAQYLRRENRYNVYRVVLRPWLWLATLTTDYKIFQDKTVIEILDEVLKDYPYPVEKRLDVARYGVHGESGRNEPRAFQVQYGESDFTFVQRLMEEWGIYWFFEHSDGKHRLVLCDHVGAHRKPDSAEYQQLAYLPQGGKIDTEYLSEFTTGESLCSGRYLTSDFDFTRSRADLRSINQQPRDTSWNTLEYYEWPGDYTDGPHGELLARTRMEALRAPGTRALGKGNVRGLACGQTFVLTGYDYTDANREYLVLASKLELTGIADETGGDAEYTCLSAFDLQPTSEVFRLPRETPKPTVSGPQSAIVVGPPGSELWTDEFGRVKIRFTWDRYGRNLETDSCWVRVSQAWAGANFGGIYIPRVGQEVIVDFWNGDPDRPLITGSLYNTLTPPPWELPANATQSGFMSRTIEGGLENFNSIRFEDKTGVEEFMIQAENTMNRLTKVNEAHVVGVDYTIGVGGMHGVTVGGLFSSCVGGAATYAVGGAQSTMVGGADYTTVGGVAGLTVGGAYTVSVGEMISIVCGKSSLTMTKDGVIKLIGNQVRIQGGDEVVVQGSPLKLNPGDSDLGGVIATVVNTVAALPPVVVSALGVAPKIPALPIIIPDLTLPTVPPPPTTETPPPTTETPPPTTETPPPTTETPPPTTETPPPTTETPPPTTETPPPTTETPPPTTETPPPTTEPPPPPTTEPPDESWNPWS